A part of Halobaculum sp. MBLA0143 genomic DNA contains:
- a CDS encoding ABC transporter permease, which translates to MTAWLADAGVTEYLGLFVAAVVAVTLVFGLAVPSSLPGAVVAILLSEGTLAATLRRTVPIAFAALGGIFAEKSGVINIGLEGLLIISAFVAAAGAHFTGSVWLGLVAGVVASMLLALLFAVACIEFRADQIIAGLAIWLIALGLAPFASVVIFGSKNTPTIDSFGTLTLPVLSEIPVLGALFDASPTVYLLFVAVVGSWWLLNRTTFGRWVRASGENPEALDTAGVDVARVRYAAVLLSGFLAGVGGAALSISLRAFTGNGPTMVNGRGFIAIVAYLFGNYDPIGALLSTMLFTSLTQLQLELQASGVLAVPGSVVRTIPFLTVIVVLALFGKTRIPAAAGDHFESGEE; encoded by the coding sequence ATCACCGCCTGGCTCGCCGACGCCGGGGTGACGGAGTATCTCGGGCTGTTCGTGGCCGCGGTCGTGGCCGTGACGCTCGTCTTCGGGCTGGCGGTGCCGTCGTCGCTGCCGGGTGCGGTCGTCGCCATCCTGCTGTCGGAGGGGACGCTCGCGGCGACGCTCCGCCGGACGGTCCCCATCGCGTTCGCGGCGCTGGGCGGCATCTTCGCCGAGAAGTCGGGCGTCATCAACATCGGACTGGAGGGGCTGCTCATCATCTCGGCGTTCGTCGCGGCCGCGGGCGCCCACTTCACCGGCAGCGTCTGGCTCGGACTCGTCGCCGGCGTGGTGGCGTCGATGCTGTTGGCGCTGTTGTTCGCCGTGGCGTGTATCGAGTTCCGCGCCGACCAGATCATCGCCGGGCTGGCGATCTGGCTGATCGCGCTCGGGCTGGCGCCGTTCGCCTCCGTCGTGATCTTCGGCTCGAAGAACACCCCCACCATCGACTCCTTCGGGACGCTCACGCTGCCGGTACTGTCGGAGATCCCGGTGTTGGGGGCGTTGTTCGACGCGTCGCCGACCGTCTACCTCCTGTTCGTCGCCGTCGTGGGGTCGTGGTGGCTCCTCAACCGGACGACGTTCGGCCGGTGGGTGCGCGCGTCCGGCGAGAACCCGGAAGCGTTGGACACCGCCGGCGTGGACGTGGCCCGGGTGCGGTACGCGGCGGTGCTCCTGTCCGGCTTCCTCGCCGGCGTCGGCGGCGCGGCGTTGTCGATCTCGCTGCGCGCCTTCACCGGCAACGGCCCGACGATGGTCAACGGCCGCGGGTTCATCGCCATCGTGGCGTACCTGTTCGGCAACTACGACCCGATCGGCGCGCTGCTGTCGACGATGCTGTTCACGTCGCTCACCCAACTCCAACTGGAGCTCCAGGCCAGCGGCGTGTTGGCCGTGCCGGGGTCGGTCGTCCGGACGATCCCGTTCCTCACCGTGATCGTGGTGCTCGCGTTGTTCGGGAAGACCCGGATCCCCGCGGCCGCGGGCGACCACTTCGAGTCCGGCGAGGAGTGA